Proteins from a single region of Bos javanicus breed banteng chromosome 7, ARS-OSU_banteng_1.0, whole genome shotgun sequence:
- the ADGRL1 gene encoding adhesion G protein-coupled receptor L1 isoform X4: MARLAAALWSLCVTAILVTSATQGLSRAGLPFGLMRRELACEGYPIELRCPGSDVIMVENANYGRTDDKICDADPFQMENVQCYLPDAFKIMSQRCNNRTQCVVVAGSDAFPDPCPGTYKYLEVQYDCVPYIEVEQKVFVCPGTLQKVLEPTSTHESEHQSGAWCKDPLQAGDRIYVMPWIPYRTDTLTEYASWEDYVAARHTTTYRLPNRVDGTGFVVYDGAVFYNKERTRNIVKYDLRTRIKSGETVINTANYHDTSPYRWGGKTDIDLAVDENGLWVIYATEGNNGRLVVSQLNPYTLRFEGTWETGYDKRSASNAFMVCGVLYVLRSVYVDDDSEAAGNRVDYAFNTNANREEPVSLAFPNPYQFVSSVDYNPRDNQLYVWNNYFVVRYSLEFGPPDPSAGPATSPPLSTTTTARPTPLTSTASPAATTPLRRAPLTTHPVGAINQLGPDLPPATAPAPSTRRPPAPNLHVSPELFCEPREVRRVQWPATQQGMLVERPCPKGTRGIASFQCLPALGLWNPRGPDLSNCTSPWVNQVAQKIKSGENAANIASELARHTRGSIYAGDVSSSVKLMEQLLDILDAQLQALRPIERESAGKNYNKMHKRERTCKDYIKAVVETVDNLLRPEALESWKDMNATEQAHTATMLLDVLEEGAFLLADNVREPARFLAAKQNVVLEVTVLNTEGQVQELVFPQEYPSENSIQLSANTIKQNSRNGVVKVVFILYNNLGLFLSTENATVKLAGEAGSGGPGGASLVVNSQVIAASINKESSRVFLMDPVIFTVAHLEAKNHFNANCSFWNYSERSMLGYWSTQGCRLVESNKTHTTCACSHLTNFAVLMAHREIYQGRINELLLSVITWVGIVISLVCLAICISTFCFLRGLQTDRNTIHKNLCINLFLAELLFLVGIDKTQYEIACPIFAGLLHYFFLAAFSWLCLEGVHLYLLLVEVFESEYSRTKYYYLGGYCFPALVVGIAAAIDYRSYGTEKACWLRVDNYFIWSFIGPVSFVIVVNLVFLMVTLHKMVRSSSVLKPDSSRLDNIKSWALGAIALLFLLGLTWAFGLLFINKESVVMAYLFTTFNAFQGVFIFVFHCALQKKVHKEYSKCLRHSYCCIRSPPGGAHGSLKTSAMRSNARYYTGTQSRIRRMWNDTVRKQTESSFMAGDINSTPTLNRGTMGNHLLTNPVLQPRGGTSPYNTLIAESVGFNPSSPPVFNSPEHPLGGREACGMDTLPLNGNFNNSYSLRSGDFPPGDGAPEPPRGRNLADAAAFEKMIISELVHNNLRGGSSGAKGPPPPEPPVPPVPGGSGEEEAGGPGADRAEIELLYKALEEPLLLPRAQSVLYQSDLDESESCTAEDGATSRPLSSPPGRDSLYASGANLRDSPSYPDSSPEGPSEALPPPPPAPPGPPEIYYTSRPPALVARNPLQGYYQVRRPSHEGYLAAPGLEGPGPDGDGQMQLVTSL, translated from the exons GTGTAACAACCGCACCCAGTGTGTGGTGGTCGCTGGCTCCGACGCCTTTCCGGACCCCTGCCCTGGGACCTACAAGTACCTGGAGGTGCAGTACGACTGTGTCCCCTACA TAGAAGTGGAGCAGAAAG TCTTCGTGTGCCCAGGGACCCTGCAGAAGGTGCTGGAGCCCACCTCAACCCACGAGTCGGAGCACCAGTCTGGTGCATGGTGCAAGGACCCGCTGCAGGCAGGTGACCGCATCTACGTCATGCCGTGGATCCCCTACCGCACGGACACGCTGACCGAGTACGCCTCGTGGGAGGACTACGTGGCAGCGCGCCACACCACCACCTATCGCCTGCCCAACCGCGTAGACGGCACGGGCTTCGTGGTCTACGACGGCGCCGTCTTCTACAACAAGGAGCGCACGCGCAACATCGTCAAGTACGACTTGCGCACGCGCATCAAGAGCGGGGAGACGGTCATCAACACAGCCAATTACCACGACACCTCGCCCTACCGCTGGGGGGGCAAGACCGACATCGACCTGGCAGTGGATGAGAACGGGCTGTGGGTCATCTACGCTACTGAGGGCAACAACGGGCGGCTGGTGGTAAGCCAACTCAACCCCTACACGCTGCGCTTCGAGGGCACGTGGGAGACCGGCTACGACAAGCGCTCCGCGTCCAACGCCTTCATGGTGTGCGGCGTCCTGTACGTGCTGCGCTCCGTGTACGTGGACGACGACAGCGAGGCAGCCGGCAACCGCGTGGACTACGCCTTCAACACCAACGCCAACCGTGAGGAGCCTGTGAGCCTGGCCTTTCCCAACCCCTACCAGTTCGTCTCATCTGTCGACTATAACCCTCGCGACAACCAGCTCTATGTCTGGAACAACTACTTTGTGGTGCGCTATAGCCTGGAGTTTGGGCCGCCCGACCCTAGTGCGG GCCCAGCCACTTCCCCACCCCTCAGCACAACCACCACAGCCCGGCCCACACCCCTGACGAGCACAGCCTCGCCAGCAGCCACCACCCCGCTCCGCCGAGCACCCCTCACCACGCACCCCGTGGGTGCCATCAACCAGCTGGGACCTGACCTACCTCCAGCCACTGCCCCGGCCCCCAGCACCCGGcggccccctgcccccaatctgcACGTGTCCCCAGAACTCTTTTGTGAACCTCGAGAGGTGCGGCGGGTCCAATGGCCGGCCACCCAGCAGGGCATGCTGGTGGAGAGGCCCTGCCCCAAGGGGACTCGAG GAATTGCCTCCTTCCAGTGTCTACCAGCCCTGGGGCTCTGGAATCCCCGGGGCCCTGACCTCAGCAACTGCACCTCCCCCTGGGTCAACCAGGTGGCCCAGAAG aTCAAGAGTGGGGAGAATGCGGCCAACATTGCCAGCGAGCTGGCCCGCCACACCCGGGGCTCCATCTACGCGGGTGATGTGTCCTCCTCTGTGAAGCTGATGGAGCAGTTGCTGGACATTCTGGATGCCCAGCTGCAGGCGCTGCGGCCCATTGAGCGCGAGTCGGCCGGCAAGAACTACAACAAG ATGCACAAGCGGGAGAGAACTTGCAAGGACTACATCAAG GCTGTGGTGGAGACAGTGGACAACCTGCTGCGGCCGGAGGCCCTCGAGTCCTGGAAAGACATGAACGCCACCGAGCAGGCGCACACGGCCACCATGCTGCTAGACGTCCTGGAAGAGGGCGCCTTCCTACTGGCAGACAATGTCAGGGAGCCGGCCCGCTTCCTGGCCGCCAAGCAGAACGTGG TCCTCGAGGTCACAGTCCTGAACACTGAGGGCCAAGTGCAGGAGCTGGTGTTCCCCCAGGAGTACCCAAGCGAGAACTCAATCCAGCTGTCTGCCAACACCATCAAGCAGAACAGCCGCAACG GAGTGGTCAAGGTTGTCTTCATTCTCTACAACAACCTGGGCCTCTTCCTGTCCACCGAGAATGCCACGGTGAAGCTGGCGGGTGAAGCAGGCTCGGGGGGCCCAGGGGGCGCCTCCCTGGTGGTGAACTCGCAGGTCATCGCAGCGTCCATCAACAAGGAGTCCAGCCGAGTCTTCCTGATGGACCCTGTCATCTTCACTGTGGCCCACCTGGAG GCCAAGAACCACTTCAACGCTAACTGCTCCTTCTGGAACTACTCAGAGCGCTCCATGCTGGGCTACTGGTCAACCCAGGGCTGCCGCCTGGTGGAGTCCAATAAGACCCATACCACATGTGCCTGCAGCCACCTCACCAACTTTGCTGTGCTCATGGCGCACCGCGAGATC TACCAGGGCCGCATCAATGAGCTGCTGCTGTCGGTCATCACTTGGGTGGGCATCGTCATCTCCCTGGTCTGCCTGGCCATCTGTATCTCCACCTTCTGCTTCCTGCGGGGGCTACAGACCGACCGGAACACCATCCACAAGAACCTCTGCATCAACCTCTTCCTGGCGGAGCTGCTCTTCCTTGTCGGGATAGACAAGACTCAGTATGAG ATCGCCTGCCCCATCTTCGCGGGCTTGCTGCACTATTTCTTCCTGGCCGCCTTCTCCTGGCTGTGCCTGGAGGGTGTGCATCTCTACCTGCTGCTGGTGGAGGTGTTTGAGAGCGAGTACTCCCGCACCAAGTACTACTACCTGGGCGGGTACTGCTTCCCTGCCCTGGTGGTGGGCATTGCGGCCGCCATCGACTACCGCAGCTATGGCACCGAGAAGGC GTGTTGGCTCCGAGTGGACAATTACTTCATCTGGAGCTTCATTGGGCCCGTCTCCTTTGTTATTGTG GTGAACCTGGTGTTCCTCATGGTGACTCTGCACAAGATGGTCCGGAGCTCATCCGTGCTCAAGCCTGACTCCAGTCGCCTCGACAACATTAA ATCCTGGGCCCTGGGAGCCATTGCGCTGCTCTTCCTGCTGGGCCTCACGTGGGCTTTCGGCCTCCTCTTTATCAACAAGGAGTCCGTGGTCATGGCCTATCTCTTCACCACCTTCAACGccttccagggggtcttcatcTTTGTCTTTCACTGCGCCTTACAGAAGAAG GTGCATAAGGAGTACAGCAAGTGCCTGCGGCACTCCTACTGCTGCATCCGCTCCCCACCCGGGGGTGCGCACGGCTCACTCAAGACCTCAGCCATGCGGAGCAACGCCCGCTACTACACAGGGACCCAG AGCCGAATCCGGAGGATGTGGAACGACACCGTGAGGAAGCAGACGGAATCCTCCTTCATGGCGGGCGACATCAACAGCACCCCTACCCTGAACCGAG GTACCATGGGGAACCACCTGCTGACCAACCCTGTGCTGCAGCCCCGTGGGGGCACCAGCCCCTACAACACCCTCATTGCCGAGTCAGTGGGCTTCAACCCCTCCTCGCCCCCAGTCTTCAACTCCCCAG AGCACCCCTTGGGAGGCCGGGAAGCCTGCGGCATGGACACGCTACCCCTCAACGGCAACTTCAACAACAGCTACTCCTTGCGAAGCGGGGATTTCCCTCCTGGGGACGGGGCCCCTGAGCCCCCTCGAGGCCGGAACCTGGCCGACGCCGCTGCCTTCGAGAAGATGATCATCTCGGAGCTGGTGCACAACAACCTGCGCGGGGGCAGCAGCGGAGCCAAGGGTCCTCCACCGCCGGAGCCCCCTGTGCCGCCAGTGCCAGGGGGCAGCGGGGAGGAAGAGGCTGGCGGGCCCGGGGCTGACCGGGCAGAGATCGAACTTCTCTACAAGGCCCTGGAggagccactgctgctgccccGGGCCCAGTCGGTGCTGTACCAGAGCGATCTGGACGAGTCGGAGAGCTGCACGGCGGAGGATGGAGCCACCAGCCGGCCCCTCTCCTCGCCTCCAGGCCGGGACTCCCTCTACGCCAGCGGGGCCAACCTGCGGGACTCGCCCTCCTACCCGGACAGCAGCCCCGAGGGGCCCAGTgaggccctgcccccacccccacccgcaccCCCTGGCCCCCCCGAAATCTACTACACCTCGCGCCCGCCGGCCCTGGTGGCCCGGAACCCCCTGCAGGGCTACTACCAGGTCCGGCGGCCCAGCCACGAGGGCTACCTGGCGGCCCCGGGCCTTGAAGGGCCAGGGCCCGACGGGGACGGGCAGATGCAACTGGTTACCAGTCTCTGA
- the ADGRL1 gene encoding adhesion G protein-coupled receptor L1 isoform X2, with the protein MARLAAALWSLCVTAILVTSATQGLSRAGLPFGLMRRELACEGYPIELRCPGSDVIMVENANYGRTDDKICDADPFQMENVQCYLPDAFKIMSQRCNNRTQCVVVAGSDAFPDPCPGTYKYLEVQYDCVPYKVEQKVFVCPGTLQKVLEPTSTHESEHQSGAWCKDPLQAGDRIYVMPWIPYRTDTLTEYASWEDYVAARHTTTYRLPNRVDGTGFVVYDGAVFYNKERTRNIVKYDLRTRIKSGETVINTANYHDTSPYRWGGKTDIDLAVDENGLWVIYATEGNNGRLVVSQLNPYTLRFEGTWETGYDKRSASNAFMVCGVLYVLRSVYVDDDSEAAGNRVDYAFNTNANREEPVSLAFPNPYQFVSSVDYNPRDNQLYVWNNYFVVRYSLEFGPPDPSAGPATSPPLSTTTTARPTPLTSTASPAATTPLRRAPLTTHPVGAINQLGPDLPPATAPAPSTRRPPAPNLHVSPELFCEPREVRRVQWPATQQGMLVERPCPKGTRGIASFQCLPALGLWNPRGPDLSNCTSPWVNQVAQKIKSGENAANIASELARHTRGSIYAGDVSSSVKLMEQLLDILDAQLQALRPIERESAGKNYNKMHKRERTCKDYIKAVVETVDNLLRPEALESWKDMNATEQAHTATMLLDVLEEGAFLLADNVREPARFLAAKQNVVLEVTVLNTEGQVQELVFPQEYPSENSIQLSANTIKQNSRNGVVKVVFILYNNLGLFLSTENATVKLAGEAGSGGPGGASLVVNSQVIAASINKESSRVFLMDPVIFTVAHLEAKNHFNANCSFWNYSERSMLGYWSTQGCRLVESNKTHTTCACSHLTNFAVLMAHREIYQGRINELLLSVITWVGIVISLVCLAICISTFCFLRGLQTDRNTIHKNLCINLFLAELLFLVGIDKTQYEIACPIFAGLLHYFFLAAFSWLCLEGVHLYLLLVEVFESEYSRTKYYYLGGYCFPALVVGIAAAIDYRSYGTEKACWLRVDNYFIWSFIGPVSFVIVVNLVFLMVTLHKMVRSSSVLKPDSSRLDNIKSWALGAIALLFLLGLTWAFGLLFINKESVVMAYLFTTFNAFQGVFIFVFHCALQKKVHKEYSKCLRHSYCCIRSPPGGAHGSLKTSAMRSNARYYTGTQSRIRRMWNDTVRKQTESSFMAGDINSTPTLNRGTMGNHLLTNPVLQPRGGTSPYNTLIAESVGFNPSSPPVFNSPGSYREPKHPLGGREACGMDTLPLNGNFNNSYSLRSGDFPPGDGAPEPPRGRNLADAAAFEKMIISELVHNNLRGGSSGAKGPPPPEPPVPPVPGGSGEEEAGGPGADRAEIELLYKALEEPLLLPRAQSVLYQSDLDESESCTAEDGATSRPLSSPPGRDSLYASGANLRDSPSYPDSSPEGPSEALPPPPPAPPGPPEIYYTSRPPALVARNPLQGYYQVRRPSHEGYLAAPGLEGPGPDGDGQMQLVTSL; encoded by the exons GTGTAACAACCGCACCCAGTGTGTGGTGGTCGCTGGCTCCGACGCCTTTCCGGACCCCTGCCCTGGGACCTACAAGTACCTGGAGGTGCAGTACGACTGTGTCCCCTACA AAGTGGAGCAGAAAG TCTTCGTGTGCCCAGGGACCCTGCAGAAGGTGCTGGAGCCCACCTCAACCCACGAGTCGGAGCACCAGTCTGGTGCATGGTGCAAGGACCCGCTGCAGGCAGGTGACCGCATCTACGTCATGCCGTGGATCCCCTACCGCACGGACACGCTGACCGAGTACGCCTCGTGGGAGGACTACGTGGCAGCGCGCCACACCACCACCTATCGCCTGCCCAACCGCGTAGACGGCACGGGCTTCGTGGTCTACGACGGCGCCGTCTTCTACAACAAGGAGCGCACGCGCAACATCGTCAAGTACGACTTGCGCACGCGCATCAAGAGCGGGGAGACGGTCATCAACACAGCCAATTACCACGACACCTCGCCCTACCGCTGGGGGGGCAAGACCGACATCGACCTGGCAGTGGATGAGAACGGGCTGTGGGTCATCTACGCTACTGAGGGCAACAACGGGCGGCTGGTGGTAAGCCAACTCAACCCCTACACGCTGCGCTTCGAGGGCACGTGGGAGACCGGCTACGACAAGCGCTCCGCGTCCAACGCCTTCATGGTGTGCGGCGTCCTGTACGTGCTGCGCTCCGTGTACGTGGACGACGACAGCGAGGCAGCCGGCAACCGCGTGGACTACGCCTTCAACACCAACGCCAACCGTGAGGAGCCTGTGAGCCTGGCCTTTCCCAACCCCTACCAGTTCGTCTCATCTGTCGACTATAACCCTCGCGACAACCAGCTCTATGTCTGGAACAACTACTTTGTGGTGCGCTATAGCCTGGAGTTTGGGCCGCCCGACCCTAGTGCGG GCCCAGCCACTTCCCCACCCCTCAGCACAACCACCACAGCCCGGCCCACACCCCTGACGAGCACAGCCTCGCCAGCAGCCACCACCCCGCTCCGCCGAGCACCCCTCACCACGCACCCCGTGGGTGCCATCAACCAGCTGGGACCTGACCTACCTCCAGCCACTGCCCCGGCCCCCAGCACCCGGcggccccctgcccccaatctgcACGTGTCCCCAGAACTCTTTTGTGAACCTCGAGAGGTGCGGCGGGTCCAATGGCCGGCCACCCAGCAGGGCATGCTGGTGGAGAGGCCCTGCCCCAAGGGGACTCGAG GAATTGCCTCCTTCCAGTGTCTACCAGCCCTGGGGCTCTGGAATCCCCGGGGCCCTGACCTCAGCAACTGCACCTCCCCCTGGGTCAACCAGGTGGCCCAGAAG aTCAAGAGTGGGGAGAATGCGGCCAACATTGCCAGCGAGCTGGCCCGCCACACCCGGGGCTCCATCTACGCGGGTGATGTGTCCTCCTCTGTGAAGCTGATGGAGCAGTTGCTGGACATTCTGGATGCCCAGCTGCAGGCGCTGCGGCCCATTGAGCGCGAGTCGGCCGGCAAGAACTACAACAAG ATGCACAAGCGGGAGAGAACTTGCAAGGACTACATCAAG GCTGTGGTGGAGACAGTGGACAACCTGCTGCGGCCGGAGGCCCTCGAGTCCTGGAAAGACATGAACGCCACCGAGCAGGCGCACACGGCCACCATGCTGCTAGACGTCCTGGAAGAGGGCGCCTTCCTACTGGCAGACAATGTCAGGGAGCCGGCCCGCTTCCTGGCCGCCAAGCAGAACGTGG TCCTCGAGGTCACAGTCCTGAACACTGAGGGCCAAGTGCAGGAGCTGGTGTTCCCCCAGGAGTACCCAAGCGAGAACTCAATCCAGCTGTCTGCCAACACCATCAAGCAGAACAGCCGCAACG GAGTGGTCAAGGTTGTCTTCATTCTCTACAACAACCTGGGCCTCTTCCTGTCCACCGAGAATGCCACGGTGAAGCTGGCGGGTGAAGCAGGCTCGGGGGGCCCAGGGGGCGCCTCCCTGGTGGTGAACTCGCAGGTCATCGCAGCGTCCATCAACAAGGAGTCCAGCCGAGTCTTCCTGATGGACCCTGTCATCTTCACTGTGGCCCACCTGGAG GCCAAGAACCACTTCAACGCTAACTGCTCCTTCTGGAACTACTCAGAGCGCTCCATGCTGGGCTACTGGTCAACCCAGGGCTGCCGCCTGGTGGAGTCCAATAAGACCCATACCACATGTGCCTGCAGCCACCTCACCAACTTTGCTGTGCTCATGGCGCACCGCGAGATC TACCAGGGCCGCATCAATGAGCTGCTGCTGTCGGTCATCACTTGGGTGGGCATCGTCATCTCCCTGGTCTGCCTGGCCATCTGTATCTCCACCTTCTGCTTCCTGCGGGGGCTACAGACCGACCGGAACACCATCCACAAGAACCTCTGCATCAACCTCTTCCTGGCGGAGCTGCTCTTCCTTGTCGGGATAGACAAGACTCAGTATGAG ATCGCCTGCCCCATCTTCGCGGGCTTGCTGCACTATTTCTTCCTGGCCGCCTTCTCCTGGCTGTGCCTGGAGGGTGTGCATCTCTACCTGCTGCTGGTGGAGGTGTTTGAGAGCGAGTACTCCCGCACCAAGTACTACTACCTGGGCGGGTACTGCTTCCCTGCCCTGGTGGTGGGCATTGCGGCCGCCATCGACTACCGCAGCTATGGCACCGAGAAGGC GTGTTGGCTCCGAGTGGACAATTACTTCATCTGGAGCTTCATTGGGCCCGTCTCCTTTGTTATTGTG GTGAACCTGGTGTTCCTCATGGTGACTCTGCACAAGATGGTCCGGAGCTCATCCGTGCTCAAGCCTGACTCCAGTCGCCTCGACAACATTAA ATCCTGGGCCCTGGGAGCCATTGCGCTGCTCTTCCTGCTGGGCCTCACGTGGGCTTTCGGCCTCCTCTTTATCAACAAGGAGTCCGTGGTCATGGCCTATCTCTTCACCACCTTCAACGccttccagggggtcttcatcTTTGTCTTTCACTGCGCCTTACAGAAGAAG GTGCATAAGGAGTACAGCAAGTGCCTGCGGCACTCCTACTGCTGCATCCGCTCCCCACCCGGGGGTGCGCACGGCTCACTCAAGACCTCAGCCATGCGGAGCAACGCCCGCTACTACACAGGGACCCAG AGCCGAATCCGGAGGATGTGGAACGACACCGTGAGGAAGCAGACGGAATCCTCCTTCATGGCGGGCGACATCAACAGCACCCCTACCCTGAACCGAG GTACCATGGGGAACCACCTGCTGACCAACCCTGTGCTGCAGCCCCGTGGGGGCACCAGCCCCTACAACACCCTCATTGCCGAGTCAGTGGGCTTCAACCCCTCCTCGCCCCCAGTCTTCAACTCCCCAG GGAGCTACCGGGAACCCA AGCACCCCTTGGGAGGCCGGGAAGCCTGCGGCATGGACACGCTACCCCTCAACGGCAACTTCAACAACAGCTACTCCTTGCGAAGCGGGGATTTCCCTCCTGGGGACGGGGCCCCTGAGCCCCCTCGAGGCCGGAACCTGGCCGACGCCGCTGCCTTCGAGAAGATGATCATCTCGGAGCTGGTGCACAACAACCTGCGCGGGGGCAGCAGCGGAGCCAAGGGTCCTCCACCGCCGGAGCCCCCTGTGCCGCCAGTGCCAGGGGGCAGCGGGGAGGAAGAGGCTGGCGGGCCCGGGGCTGACCGGGCAGAGATCGAACTTCTCTACAAGGCCCTGGAggagccactgctgctgccccGGGCCCAGTCGGTGCTGTACCAGAGCGATCTGGACGAGTCGGAGAGCTGCACGGCGGAGGATGGAGCCACCAGCCGGCCCCTCTCCTCGCCTCCAGGCCGGGACTCCCTCTACGCCAGCGGGGCCAACCTGCGGGACTCGCCCTCCTACCCGGACAGCAGCCCCGAGGGGCCCAGTgaggccctgcccccacccccacccgcaccCCCTGGCCCCCCCGAAATCTACTACACCTCGCGCCCGCCGGCCCTGGTGGCCCGGAACCCCCTGCAGGGCTACTACCAGGTCCGGCGGCCCAGCCACGAGGGCTACCTGGCGGCCCCGGGCCTTGAAGGGCCAGGGCCCGACGGGGACGGGCAGATGCAACTGGTTACCAGTCTCTGA